The following proteins come from a genomic window of Vibrio vulnificus NBRC 15645 = ATCC 27562:
- the manA gene encoding mannose-6-phosphate isomerase, class I — MSEILASQATLPQAVFFPMTNPIQNYAWGSKTAMQQLFAIENPTNEPQAELWMGAHPNGCSCVTMAGQQVKLSDFIAQNPALILGEQTAAQFGELPYLFKILAAENALSIQVHPNKQQAELGFAREEQQGIALTAANRNYKDPNHKPELVYALTEYHAMNGFRAIDEILNVFTELAIDELSSLVDAFSTNPTEPGLSDFFSGLLSLQGEAKTNAVEALIHQAKQVDLPLFALIVELEKQYPNDIGLFAPLMLNVITLQPGEAMFLHAETPHAYLHGTGLEIMANSDNVLRAGLTPKYMDIDELVACTQFKHKPLEQLRLEPNLRDGSLHYPIPVADFKFAILPPAETLTVNVSSAEILLPLDGDLELNHANGERCLLKKGESVFIPAYSEHYTITSQGRVARALS; from the coding sequence CAACCCGATACAAAACTATGCGTGGGGCAGCAAAACCGCCATGCAGCAATTGTTTGCCATCGAAAATCCAACCAATGAACCCCAAGCAGAGCTGTGGATGGGAGCGCATCCCAATGGTTGTTCATGCGTCACGATGGCAGGTCAGCAAGTTAAATTGTCTGACTTTATTGCGCAAAATCCAGCGCTGATTTTAGGTGAGCAGACCGCCGCACAGTTTGGGGAGCTGCCTTATCTATTTAAAATTCTCGCCGCTGAAAACGCGCTGTCGATTCAGGTGCACCCCAACAAGCAGCAAGCTGAATTGGGCTTTGCCCGTGAAGAGCAGCAAGGTATTGCGTTGACCGCCGCCAACCGCAATTACAAAGATCCAAACCACAAGCCAGAGCTGGTTTACGCGCTTACCGAATACCACGCGATGAACGGCTTTCGCGCTATCGATGAAATTCTCAATGTCTTCACCGAGCTGGCGATTGACGAGTTGAGCTCCCTCGTGGATGCGTTCTCAACTAACCCAACCGAACCAGGGTTGAGTGACTTTTTCTCTGGCTTACTCTCATTGCAAGGCGAAGCGAAAACCAACGCCGTAGAGGCCTTGATCCACCAAGCAAAACAGGTTGATTTGCCGCTCTTTGCCTTGATTGTTGAACTGGAAAAACAGTACCCCAACGACATCGGCTTGTTCGCGCCATTGATGCTCAATGTAATTACCTTACAGCCGGGGGAAGCGATGTTCTTGCACGCCGAGACACCGCACGCCTATTTGCATGGCACGGGCTTAGAAATCATGGCCAACTCCGACAATGTGTTGCGCGCGGGTTTAACACCAAAATACATGGATATTGATGAATTGGTGGCGTGCACTCAGTTCAAACACAAGCCGTTGGAACAACTGCGCCTTGAGCCAAATCTGCGTGACGGCAGTCTGCACTACCCGATTCCTGTCGCCGACTTTAAATTTGCGATTTTACCGCCCGCAGAGACGCTGACGGTCAACGTTTCCAGCGCGGAAATCTTGCTGCCTCTGGATGGCGATCTCGAACTCAACCACGCTAATGGCGAACGTTGTTTGCTCAAAAAGGGCGAATCGGTGTTCATTCCCGCTTACAGTGAACACTACACCATCACCAGCCAAGGCCGAGTGGCAAGAGCGTTGAGTTAA
- a CDS encoding helix-turn-helix transcriptional regulator, protein MSQVDKVDIVKQIYSTIEKPELWQEVLVRLSEVLGSSHAFIASRSSVDHSPSRFVAHGFESGHFETYQEHFYKVDLWTQGLARHDANQFHASHLVCNDKDFVGSEIYSDFAKPAAIRNSIGCLLAKPDSQLITEIAFMSGPDTAYYSQQQVAAANAFLPHIDHALGMSLRMQQSNAAGAQHALLDVLPEAIFVCDYHAELRYLNASAQRLLSDSTLFQSSAFFSRRLSFALAETDAQFKLGLNQSAAILGAEFDKRFYAWDAHMVYRVTLKPWFYQVVTPIGPHNVACCLVMVQACASRFKIHPQEIMSLFSLTLAEAEVTSLLCSGSLVDEIAVLRAATSNTIRQQIKACLAKTATRNQAELVAKVIRSFTLS, encoded by the coding sequence ATGAGTCAAGTTGATAAGGTGGATATTGTAAAACAGATTTACAGCACCATTGAGAAGCCTGAATTATGGCAAGAGGTGTTGGTCCGCCTGAGTGAAGTATTAGGGTCTTCGCACGCATTTATTGCTAGCCGATCGAGTGTTGATCATTCGCCATCTCGATTTGTTGCTCATGGCTTTGAATCAGGCCATTTTGAAACCTATCAAGAGCATTTTTATAAAGTAGATTTGTGGACGCAGGGATTGGCACGACATGATGCCAACCAGTTTCATGCTAGCCATTTGGTTTGCAATGATAAGGATTTTGTTGGTTCCGAAATTTACTCGGATTTTGCGAAGCCCGCGGCAATCAGAAATTCAATTGGCTGTTTACTCGCTAAACCGGATAGCCAATTGATCACCGAAATTGCGTTTATGTCAGGGCCTGACACGGCTTACTATTCTCAGCAGCAGGTGGCGGCGGCCAATGCGTTTCTTCCTCATATTGATCACGCTCTAGGGATGTCACTGCGTATGCAGCAGAGCAACGCGGCAGGTGCACAGCATGCGTTACTGGATGTGTTACCTGAAGCCATTTTTGTTTGTGACTACCATGCAGAGCTGCGTTACTTAAATGCATCGGCTCAACGCTTATTGTCTGACAGCACGTTGTTTCAATCGTCGGCTTTCTTTTCACGCCGATTAAGCTTCGCTTTAGCAGAGACAGATGCTCAATTTAAACTCGGTTTGAATCAATCCGCGGCTATCCTTGGCGCAGAGTTTGATAAGCGTTTTTATGCTTGGGATGCGCATATGGTTTATCGAGTGACATTAAAGCCTTGGTTTTACCAAGTCGTGACGCCGATTGGGCCACACAATGTCGCTTGTTGTTTAGTGATGGTGCAAGCTTGCGCGAGCCGATTTAAAATTCATCCTCAAGAAATAATGTCTTTGTTTTCATTGACCTTAGCGGAAGCGGAAGTGACCAGTTTACTTTGCTCTGGCTCTTTGGTTGATGAAATTGCCGTGCTACGTGCTGCAACCAGCAACACGATTCGACAGCAGATTAAAGCCTGCCTAGCGAAGACCGCAACCCGTAATCAGGCTGAACTGGTTGCTAAAGTCATTCGGAGTTTTACTCTGAGTTAG
- a CDS encoding adhesin yields MKIRLLTGCVALALAGCGGSSDSSTPTPQSKTGVFLDSPVIGMNYRTATISDGMTTEDGKFTYLEGETVTFYLGDLTLPAVKAGAQVTPADIGGGLATTTTVNILQLLQSLDDNGDLSDGITIIDTSKDAFVGTGLDLSSDTFDASVSAILTSIGKTLVTEEAAQTHFTDTLKGQLTGSWLFSEGAGKRNILTFFNDNNYIIVHEHSDFPDDGDQPAGSAEYGTYTYDPATQMLALNVIRESDNSGGLADDFGSITLEVQATQTTLDITFADEDGEQVRFSKITDSSNAMVGAWYLREDDISSDNILTILPNNQYVIVHTNNQEAYNGAEVMATSGEFGSFSLNGGVFTVTSITSEADGPGGLYDQDSPMFSATITVTDNESLNFTNSDENFTFSRIK; encoded by the coding sequence ATGAAAATACGACTACTAACAGGATGTGTAGCACTTGCTTTGGCAGGGTGCGGCGGCAGTAGCGATTCATCTACCCCGACACCACAAAGCAAAACGGGGGTCTTTTTAGATAGTCCCGTCATAGGCATGAATTATCGCACTGCAACCATCAGTGACGGTATGACAACGGAAGACGGAAAATTCACCTATTTAGAAGGTGAAACGGTCACCTTTTACCTTGGCGATCTCACCTTGCCAGCCGTCAAAGCTGGTGCTCAGGTCACGCCGGCTGATATCGGTGGAGGGCTAGCCACCACCACCACGGTTAACATTTTGCAATTGCTGCAAAGCTTGGACGATAACGGCGATCTCTCGGATGGTATCACCATTATCGATACCAGTAAGGATGCTTTTGTCGGCACAGGATTAGATCTCAGCAGTGATACTTTTGACGCGTCTGTTAGCGCCATTTTAACCAGCATAGGTAAAACCTTAGTCACTGAAGAAGCCGCTCAAACTCACTTTACCGACACCTTAAAAGGCCAGTTGACCGGTAGTTGGTTATTTAGTGAAGGCGCAGGCAAGCGCAATATACTTACCTTCTTCAACGACAATAACTACATCATTGTGCATGAACATTCAGACTTCCCTGACGATGGCGACCAACCTGCTGGCTCGGCTGAATACGGCACTTATACCTACGATCCTGCCACCCAAATGTTGGCGCTTAACGTGATTCGCGAATCGGATAATTCCGGCGGATTAGCAGACGACTTTGGCTCAATCACTCTCGAAGTTCAGGCCACACAAACGACTCTAGACATCACTTTCGCTGATGAAGACGGTGAACAGGTTCGATTTAGCAAAATCACCGACAGCAGTAATGCTATGGTGGGTGCTTGGTACTTGAGAGAAGATGACATCAGCAGCGATAACATCTTGACCATACTGCCGAATAATCAATATGTGATTGTGCACACCAATAACCAAGAAGCCTACAACGGCGCAGAGGTTATGGCCACATCTGGCGAATTTGGTAGCTTTAGCCTCAATGGTGGTGTGTTCACCGTCACCAGCATTACTTCCGAAGCAGACGGTCCGGGCGGGTTATATGATCAGGATAGCCCCATGTTTAGCGCGACTATCACGGTAACAGACAATGAAAGCCTCAACTTTACTAACTCGGATGAGAATTTCACCTTCAGCCGAATCAAGTAA
- a CDS encoding siderophore ferric iron reductase, translating to MRPEWLKLFWFRPPPPAIYQLIFTHSKQVSPYLKGSFGELPKACILVGNPNSTAIIQSIYHQLAQANPEAGSGYWLTRTWDLLCWQPIYLSFLSIYGLKSLPDFANFAQFQHRGFIAGYRFASEMHWHGEPEVLVPRAGEQLLRLFEQYRQQINQWTRIRPGFTNHLLADLILSCLIKLQSMRPELDNSYIEQQAKLWLDAFHLSDKHLASLIKEDTESGLKHIRMSCCLAYKCRNGTLCQDCPRLSTNKH from the coding sequence ATGCGCCCAGAATGGCTCAAACTTTTTTGGTTTCGTCCGCCTCCACCCGCTATTTATCAATTAATTTTCACGCATTCGAAGCAGGTTTCCCCCTATTTAAAAGGCTCGTTCGGTGAGTTGCCGAAAGCGTGCATCTTGGTCGGAAATCCAAACAGCACTGCCATCATACAGAGCATTTATCACCAACTTGCACAGGCCAATCCAGAAGCGGGCAGCGGTTATTGGTTAACACGCACCTGGGACTTGCTCTGCTGGCAACCTATCTATCTCAGTTTTCTCTCTATCTATGGGCTAAAGTCGTTGCCAGATTTTGCGAACTTTGCCCAGTTCCAGCATCGTGGTTTTATTGCAGGATACCGCTTTGCCTCTGAAATGCACTGGCATGGCGAGCCGGAGGTATTGGTCCCGAGAGCTGGTGAGCAGCTATTACGTTTGTTCGAACAATACCGTCAACAAATCAACCAATGGACACGAATTCGCCCTGGATTTACCAACCACTTGCTCGCCGATCTGATTTTAAGTTGTCTGATCAAGCTTCAATCCATGAGACCTGAACTCGACAATAGCTATATCGAGCAGCAAGCGAAACTTTGGTTGGATGCATTTCATCTATCTGACAAGCACTTAGCGAGTCTAATCAAAGAAGACACTGAAAGCGGGCTCAAACACATTAGGATGAGCTGTTGTTTAGCATACAAGTGCCGCAACGGAACCCTTTGCCAAGATTGCCCCAGACTTTCCACGAACAAACATTAA
- a CDS encoding AraC family transcriptional regulator, whose translation MATAQSKNRSISTFNRISKVLSFIHNNLDASLSLEEIAEQSCWSRWQLQRVFQSETGLTVAHYVRELKLSTAAEMLLDTDQRVIDIALSLGFNSEIAFSRAFKQLFGDSPRLYRKQAQRFGLKKPIEISEVNHAGINTSSFVEVKVDTKEAFLLKGVHGEINGLFSLKPNFAQVVPLLWKSLEEAATNLPPLTNRRLGVVDVTQASFDGSRIKYWAGIELDSNISLPELPSLISDQLETLAVPEQTYAIVKHKGPIERLPRTLEWFIIHWLPNSGYRGIDGYELEVYPSDYQLNSLNAEMEYWVPIQKV comes from the coding sequence GTGGCAACAGCACAAAGTAAAAACAGATCGATATCGACATTCAATCGCATCAGCAAGGTGTTGTCGTTTATTCATAACAACCTGGATGCTTCACTGTCACTGGAAGAAATTGCGGAGCAAAGTTGCTGGTCACGCTGGCAATTGCAACGCGTCTTCCAATCGGAAACGGGCTTAACCGTCGCGCACTATGTACGTGAGTTGAAACTGAGCACTGCCGCTGAAATGCTGTTGGACACGGATCAGCGAGTCATTGATATCGCCCTTTCCCTTGGCTTTAATTCCGAGATCGCCTTTAGCCGCGCATTCAAGCAGTTGTTTGGCGATAGCCCTCGCCTCTATCGCAAGCAAGCGCAACGCTTTGGCCTAAAGAAACCCATCGAAATATCAGAAGTTAATCACGCTGGCATCAATACAAGCTCGTTTGTTGAAGTGAAAGTCGACACCAAAGAAGCGTTTTTGCTGAAAGGGGTTCATGGGGAAATTAATGGCTTATTTTCTCTTAAGCCCAATTTCGCGCAAGTCGTCCCTCTGCTTTGGAAAAGCCTTGAAGAGGCGGCTACAAACCTTCCGCCATTAACGAACCGAAGGCTTGGTGTCGTGGATGTGACCCAAGCGAGTTTCGATGGTAGCCGCATCAAGTATTGGGCGGGTATCGAACTTGATTCGAACATCTCCCTTCCTGAACTACCCAGTTTGATTTCTGATCAACTCGAAACGCTGGCAGTGCCCGAACAAACTTACGCGATCGTAAAACACAAAGGCCCGATTGAGCGACTCCCGAGAACGTTAGAATGGTTCATTATTCATTGGCTGCCAAATTCTGGCTATCGCGGTATAGATGGTTATGAACTGGAAGTCTACCCCTCTGACTATCAACTCAACTCACTCAATGCTGAAATGGAGTACTGGGTACCGATCCAAAAAGTATGA
- a CDS encoding TonB-dependent siderophore receptor: MNTTTPFKTSSIALAIMATFTTPLVAGAQSSVENTQLETTQLETITVLGKVYRNTATKTALEPEETPQGVTIIDKELLDQRGVKSVNEALRYAPGVVTEQKGAAVTMYDNFSIRGFETNNQNYYDGLILPYLAGWNLHPQIDPVAIQQIEVFKGPTSVLYGTMPPGGMVNIIAKSPQQEQSTSVGLATGSRHLVQASLDSAGQIGDSNLSYRLVAMARKQDSQVNGAEEERYLIAPSLDWQVTDRTLINVNLYYQNDPAMGINSSMPVEVVKRQSPSVSMGDTNWSTFERDVLMLGYKLNHEFNDNWSFLQNARYTDASLYQENTYHLDTGFTAATGALSRNIYTTDESYKSVVIDNQLSGLVTMGNWQHNLLVGVDYQDLDGDSSYKEFAGNAAFYTFNAYQPNNHLLDKSQLNEVYSERHDIGFEQLGVYFQDQIRHGQLILLAGGRYDLFKSHDDKTSTAPTYDGKETSDHNQFSYRVGALYELGNGLSPFANYATSFEPAAGTDINGKSLKPQTGEQIEVGFKYMSADMANMLTASYFHITKFDSIAADPNDPTFRAKIQLGEVTSQGVELEGQAYLADNWDVLASYTYLDMEVKKATDATLVGTTPIYVPKHSANLWTNYYLTSGALSGVRIGGGVRYVGEMEMDATNTQGKVPSYTVTDLSLGYDLGNASDSLNGAQVNLVVNNLFNEQYYSCYNQTNCWFGAEQTVELNVNYGF; this comes from the coding sequence ATGAACACAACAACTCCATTTAAAACTTCCTCTATCGCGCTTGCGATCATGGCGACGTTTACCACTCCTCTTGTTGCTGGCGCGCAAAGCAGCGTCGAAAACACTCAGCTTGAAACTACCCAACTTGAAACCATTACGGTTCTTGGCAAGGTCTATCGCAATACGGCGACCAAAACGGCGTTAGAGCCCGAGGAGACGCCACAAGGTGTGACGATCATTGATAAAGAGCTGCTGGATCAGCGCGGTGTTAAATCGGTCAATGAAGCCCTACGCTACGCTCCGGGCGTAGTGACGGAACAAAAAGGTGCTGCGGTCACCATGTACGACAACTTTTCTATCCGCGGCTTTGAGACCAACAACCAGAACTATTACGATGGTTTGATCCTGCCTTACTTAGCGGGCTGGAACTTGCATCCGCAAATTGACCCAGTCGCGATTCAGCAAATTGAAGTGTTTAAAGGCCCAACCTCGGTGCTCTACGGAACCATGCCTCCGGGCGGCATGGTCAACATCATTGCCAAATCACCTCAACAAGAGCAAAGCACATCGGTAGGGCTGGCAACGGGCTCACGTCATCTTGTGCAAGCGTCGCTGGACTCTGCTGGGCAAATCGGTGACAGCAACCTATCCTACCGACTGGTGGCCATGGCACGTAAGCAAGATAGCCAAGTCAATGGTGCAGAAGAAGAGCGTTATCTCATCGCGCCATCTCTCGACTGGCAAGTGACCGATCGCACTCTGATCAACGTGAATCTTTACTATCAGAACGATCCCGCCATGGGCATCAACTCTTCCATGCCTGTTGAAGTGGTGAAAAGACAATCACCTTCGGTCTCGATGGGGGATACCAATTGGAGTACCTTCGAGCGCGACGTACTCATGCTTGGCTATAAACTCAATCACGAGTTCAATGACAACTGGTCATTTCTACAAAATGCCCGTTATACCGATGCCTCTTTGTACCAAGAGAACACTTATCACCTCGATACCGGCTTTACAGCGGCGACGGGTGCGCTGTCTCGAAATATCTATACGACCGATGAAAGCTATAAGAGTGTGGTGATAGACAACCAGCTTTCTGGTCTAGTGACGATGGGCAATTGGCAACACAACTTGCTGGTTGGCGTCGATTACCAAGATCTCGATGGGGATTCTTCATACAAAGAGTTCGCTGGCAACGCTGCTTTTTATACCTTCAACGCCTATCAGCCAAACAACCATCTGTTAGACAAAAGCCAACTCAACGAAGTCTATTCAGAGCGCCACGACATTGGCTTTGAACAGTTGGGCGTCTATTTCCAAGATCAAATACGCCACGGCCAACTGATTTTGCTGGCGGGTGGACGTTACGATCTGTTCAAATCCCACGATGATAAGACTAGTACTGCGCCAACGTATGATGGCAAAGAGACGTCCGATCACAACCAGTTCTCCTACCGTGTTGGTGCTTTATATGAGCTTGGCAATGGCCTGTCACCCTTTGCCAACTATGCCACCAGCTTTGAACCCGCGGCAGGCACCGACATCAACGGTAAGAGCTTGAAACCGCAAACGGGTGAGCAGATCGAAGTCGGCTTTAAGTACATGTCTGCCGACATGGCCAACATGCTGACCGCGTCTTACTTCCACATTACCAAATTTGACTCCATTGCCGCCGACCCTAACGACCCGACATTCCGTGCAAAAATCCAATTGGGCGAAGTAACGTCTCAAGGTGTCGAGCTTGAAGGGCAAGCCTATCTTGCTGATAACTGGGATGTGCTGGCCTCTTATACCTACCTTGATATGGAAGTGAAAAAAGCCACCGATGCCACGCTTGTCGGAACGACCCCAATTTATGTGCCAAAACACAGCGCAAATCTTTGGACCAACTACTACCTCACTTCCGGCGCTTTAAGTGGTGTGCGCATTGGTGGTGGTGTACGTTATGTGGGCGAAATGGAAATGGACGCGACCAACACCCAAGGCAAGGTGCCATCGTACACGGTTACTGACCTCTCGCTTGGTTACGACCTGGGCAACGCGAGTGATTCGCTCAATGGCGCGCAAGTCAACTTGGTGGTGAACAACCTGTTCAATGAGCAATATTACTCATGTTACAACCAGACCAACTGCTGGTTTGGTGCGGAGCAAACCGTCGAGCTCAACGTGAATTACGGCTTCTAG
- a CDS encoding NAD(P)/FAD-dependent oxidoreductase → MIRLTELRLPLDHEEGALLEAITAKLGIPAEQVLSFSMFRRGYDARKKTNIQLIYTLDIEVANQDKLLAKFSKDPHVRETPDMEYKYVAQAPANLTERPIVIGFGPCGLFAGLVLAQMGFNPIIVERGKEVRERTKDTFGFWRKRTLNPESNVQFGEGGAGTFSDGKLYSQVKDPNFYGRKVITEFVAAGAPEEILYVSKPHIGTFKLVTMIEKMRAKILELGGEIRFSTRVDDIHMEDGQITGVTLSNGEELKSRHVVLAVGHSARDTFEMLHERGVYMEAKPFSVGFRIEHKQSMIDEARFGPNAGNPILGAADYKLVHHCKNGRTVYSFCMCPGGTVVAATSEEGRVVTNGMSQYSRAERNANSAIVVGISPEIDYPGDPLAGIRFQRELESNAYRLGGENYDAPAQKIGDFLKGRDPSALGDVEPSFTPGIKLTDLEKALPSFAIEAIREAIPAFDRKIKGFASEDGLLTGVETRTSSPVCIKRDKEYQSVNLKGFYPAGEGAGYAGGILSAGIDGIKVAEAVARSMVAQLENA, encoded by the coding sequence ATGATACGTTTAACTGAACTTCGACTTCCTCTCGACCATGAGGAAGGCGCGCTTCTCGAAGCCATTACCGCCAAGCTCGGCATTCCCGCAGAGCAGGTTCTTTCTTTTTCCATGTTTAGACGTGGTTACGATGCGCGTAAAAAGACCAATATCCAGTTGATCTACACGCTGGATATTGAAGTGGCGAACCAAGATAAGTTGTTGGCGAAGTTCAGTAAAGATCCCCATGTTCGTGAAACGCCGGACATGGAATACAAGTATGTTGCTCAAGCGCCAGCGAACCTCACTGAGCGCCCAATCGTGATTGGTTTTGGCCCTTGTGGCTTGTTTGCTGGCCTTGTGTTGGCGCAAATGGGTTTCAACCCAATCATTGTTGAACGTGGTAAAGAGGTGCGTGAGCGTACCAAAGATACCTTCGGTTTTTGGCGTAAGCGTACGCTGAATCCGGAGTCAAACGTACAGTTTGGTGAAGGCGGTGCGGGCACTTTTTCTGACGGTAAACTTTACAGCCAAGTGAAAGATCCTAATTTCTACGGCCGCAAAGTGATCACCGAGTTTGTTGCCGCAGGCGCACCAGAAGAGATCCTCTACGTGAGTAAGCCGCACATCGGTACCTTTAAGCTGGTTACGATGATCGAAAAAATGCGCGCGAAAATTCTTGAGCTCGGCGGTGAGATCCGCTTTAGCACGCGCGTTGACGATATCCATATGGAAGATGGTCAAATCACGGGTGTAACGCTGTCTAACGGTGAAGAGCTGAAATCTCGCCATGTGGTACTGGCCGTGGGTCACAGTGCGCGCGATACCTTTGAAATGCTGCATGAGCGCGGCGTTTATATGGAAGCGAAGCCGTTCTCTGTCGGTTTCCGTATCGAGCACAAACAGTCGATGATCGACGAAGCGCGTTTTGGTCCAAACGCGGGCAATCCAATTCTCGGCGCGGCAGATTACAAACTGGTGCATCACTGTAAGAATGGCCGCACGGTTTACAGCTTCTGTATGTGTCCAGGTGGCACGGTAGTAGCGGCGACCTCTGAAGAAGGCCGCGTTGTGACAAACGGCATGAGTCAATATTCGCGTGCTGAGCGTAACGCCAACAGTGCGATTGTGGTGGGTATCTCTCCTGAGATTGATTACCCGGGCGATCCGCTGGCGGGTATCCGTTTCCAACGCGAGCTTGAATCTAATGCTTACCGTCTTGGTGGTGAAAACTACGACGCACCAGCACAGAAAATTGGTGACTTCCTGAAAGGCCGTGATCCAAGCGCCCTTGGTGACGTGGAGCCATCGTTCACGCCAGGTATCAAACTGACGGACCTTGAGAAGGCGTTGCCATCCTTCGCGATTGAAGCGATCCGTGAAGCGATTCCTGCGTTTGATCGCAAGATCAAAGGTTTTGCCTCTGAAGACGGTTTGCTGACTGGTGTGGAAACGCGTACCTCTTCTCCTGTGTGCATCAAGCGCGACAAAGAATACCAAAGCGTTAACCTCAAAGGTTTCTACCCAGCGGGTGAGGGTGCAGGTTATGCAGGCGGTATCCTCTCTGCGGGTATCGACGGCATTAAAGTGGCCGAAGCGGTGGCGCGTAGCATGGTTGCTCAGCTAGAAAATGCCTAG
- the fdxA gene encoding ferredoxin FdxA, with protein sequence MAFVVTDNCIQCKYTDCVAVCPADAFHEGPNFMVINPIECIDCGLCVDECAAAAIFQEDELPEDQVIYKELNAELAELWPVQTEVKPAMDEAEKWNGVPNKLDMLER encoded by the coding sequence ATGGCATTTGTGGTAACTGATAACTGTATCCAATGTAAATACACGGATTGTGTCGCCGTTTGCCCGGCGGATGCCTTTCACGAAGGGCCGAACTTCATGGTGATCAACCCCATCGAGTGCATCGACTGTGGTTTGTGTGTGGACGAGTGTGCCGCAGCGGCAATCTTCCAAGAAGATGAGCTGCCAGAAGATCAAGTGATCTACAAAGAGCTGAACGCGGAACTGGCAGAGCTCTGGCCTGTACAAACTGAAGTGAAGCCAGCAATGGATGAAGCGGAAAAGTGGAATGGCGTGCCAAACAAGTTGGACATGCTCGAAAGATAA
- a CDS encoding RNA methyltransferase, whose translation MISKNQLKLLRALGQKKQRKALGLFLVQGEKNVLELANSTLKVKQVFATAEFLQQHAVELAGYECIEASLDDLTKASTLVSNNAAIAVVEIPAIETPKAQGLMIALDGVSDPGNLGTIIRVADWYGIKHIVASSDCADPYNPKTISATMGSFGRVQVSLVDLPSYLEQANLPIYGAFLEGESVHKTTFSAQGILLMGSESHGVREQASKFVTDKITIPAFGGAESLNVAMATGIILDNIRRQHS comes from the coding sequence ATGATTTCAAAAAACCAACTAAAACTGCTTCGAGCTTTGGGGCAAAAGAAACAGCGCAAAGCGCTTGGCTTATTTCTGGTTCAAGGTGAAAAAAATGTCCTTGAGTTGGCCAACAGCACGCTCAAGGTGAAACAGGTTTTTGCCACGGCAGAGTTTCTACAGCAACATGCGGTTGAGCTGGCTGGTTATGAATGCATTGAAGCATCGTTGGATGATTTGACGAAGGCGAGCACGCTGGTGAGCAACAACGCGGCGATTGCGGTGGTGGAGATCCCTGCGATTGAAACGCCAAAAGCACAAGGTTTGATGATCGCCCTTGATGGTGTGTCTGACCCCGGTAACCTTGGTACCATCATCCGCGTGGCGGATTGGTACGGCATCAAACACATTGTTGCCAGCAGCGATTGCGCTGATCCATACAACCCGAAAACCATCAGTGCCACCATGGGCAGCTTTGGCCGTGTGCAGGTGAGCTTGGTTGATCTGCCCAGTTACTTAGAGCAGGCAAACTTGCCAATTTACGGTGCGTTTCTCGAAGGGGAAAGTGTTCACAAAACGACGTTTTCAGCGCAAGGCATTTTGCTGATGGGCAGCGAATCTCACGGTGTTCGTGAACAAGCGTCAAAGTTCGTCACCGACAAGATCACCATTCCGGCGTTTGGTGGGGCAGAGTCGCTCAATGTGGCGATGGCAACGGGCATTATTCTCGACAACATTCGCCGTCAGCACAGTTAA